One stretch of Chthoniobacterales bacterium DNA includes these proteins:
- a CDS encoding helicase HerA-like domain-containing protein, whose product MTDPILIAQGREPIYLLPKMANRHGLIAGATGTGKTVTLQTLAENFSSRGIPVFMADVKGDLAGMSQAGGNNPKVVDRAKELGISDFKGEACPVVFWDVFGENGHPVRATVSEMGPLLLGRLMSLNDTQEGVLNMVFRIADENGLLLLDLKDLRSMLQFVADNAEQFKTKYGNVSAASAGAIQRSLLELETQGADKFFGEPALDLDDLIQTQSGRGVVNILAAEKLMQQSPRVYATFLLWLLSELFERLPEIGDPEKPKLVFFFDEAHLIFSDIEPAVEQKIEQMVRLIRSKGVGVYFVSQNPLDIPDVVLGQLGNRVQHALRAFTPRDQKAVTAAAQTFRQNPKLKVEKVLTELGVGEALVSTLDEEGKPTIVDRAKIVPPRSQVGAITPEQRKQIIQSSSIAGHYEKAVDRESAYEKLQARATDKAVTAGAPPAPTPTSTAPTAPGSEGAQPSIFDTISGAFKPTIGPRGAVHDSFATSMLKSATRAATSQMGRQIVRGILGSFLGGKGR is encoded by the coding sequence ATGACCGACCCAATCCTGATCGCTCAAGGTAGAGAACCGATTTATCTCCTGCCGAAAATGGCGAACCGCCACGGTCTCATCGCCGGCGCCACCGGAACTGGCAAAACGGTGACCCTGCAAACTTTGGCTGAGAATTTCAGCAGTCGCGGCATCCCGGTCTTCATGGCTGACGTAAAAGGGGATCTGGCCGGGATGAGCCAGGCCGGAGGTAATAATCCCAAGGTCGTCGACCGCGCGAAGGAGCTCGGGATCTCCGATTTCAAAGGCGAAGCGTGTCCCGTTGTTTTCTGGGATGTCTTCGGTGAGAATGGTCACCCGGTCCGCGCCACCGTTTCCGAGATGGGGCCGCTTCTCTTGGGGCGGCTGATGAGTTTGAATGATACCCAGGAAGGCGTGCTCAACATGGTGTTTCGCATCGCCGACGAAAACGGCCTGCTCCTCCTCGATTTGAAGGACCTGCGCTCGATGCTCCAGTTCGTCGCGGATAACGCCGAGCAGTTCAAAACCAAATACGGCAACGTCTCCGCCGCGAGCGCCGGCGCGATCCAGCGTAGTCTCCTCGAGCTCGAGACCCAGGGCGCGGACAAGTTTTTCGGCGAACCGGCGCTCGATCTTGACGATCTGATCCAAACGCAGAGCGGCCGCGGGGTCGTCAACATTCTCGCCGCGGAGAAACTAATGCAGCAGTCGCCGAGGGTTTACGCGACCTTTCTGCTTTGGCTGCTGTCGGAGCTTTTCGAGCGTCTGCCCGAAATCGGCGACCCGGAAAAACCAAAATTAGTCTTCTTCTTCGACGAAGCGCATTTGATCTTCTCCGACATCGAGCCCGCGGTGGAACAAAAAATCGAGCAGATGGTCCGGTTGATTCGGTCGAAAGGGGTTGGCGTTTATTTCGTGAGCCAGAATCCGCTCGATATCCCCGACGTCGTCCTCGGGCAGCTCGGCAATCGGGTCCAGCATGCCTTGCGCGCATTTACCCCGCGCGATCAAAAGGCGGTTACGGCGGCGGCGCAGACATTTCGCCAGAATCCCAAACTCAAGGTCGAAAAAGTTCTCACGGAGCTTGGGGTAGGCGAGGCGCTCGTCTCGACCTTGGATGAAGAAGGCAAACCAACGATTGTTGACCGCGCGAAGATCGTTCCGCCGCGGAGCCAGGTAGGCGCTATCACACCCGAACAACGCAAACAGATCATCCAGTCGTCCAGCATTGCCGGGCATTATGAAAAAGCCGTGGACCGCGAGTCGGCCTACGAAAAATTGCAGGCACGCGCGACCGACAAAGCGGTGACGGCTGGCGCGCCGCCCGCTCCGACTCCCACCTCCACGGCGCCGACGGCTCCTGGCAGTGAGGGCGCGCAGCCATCGATTTTCGACACGATTAGCGGAGCCTTCAAGCCGACCATCGGCCCTCGTGGCGCCGTCCATGATTCGTTCGCCACGAGCATGCTCAAAAGCGCTACCCGCGCTGCGACCAGCCAGATGGGCCGTCAGATCGTGCGCGGCATTTTGGGCAGTTTTCTCGGAGGGAAGGGGAGGTAG